In Parasegetibacter sp. NRK P23, the genomic stretch CGGGATCACCTGGCGATGGAATAATCACCCCGTCAATTACATATAAGGGCGCGTTGTTGCCGCTGATGGATGATACGCCGCGCACCTGAACGGAAACGCCGCCACCGGGTTGTCCGGATATTTGTTGTACCACCACACCGGCTACTTTGCCTTGCAGGGCCTGGTCAATGGTAGTGGGCTGTGAGCGGCGTAACTCTTCGCCGGAGATAGAGGAAATGGAGCCGGTAAGGTCTTTTCGCCTGACCTTGCCGTAGCCGATCACCACCACATCATCCAGTTGCGAGATGGTCTCGGAAAGTTTCACCTGAATGGAACTTCCCTGCCCTACTTTCACTTCCTTCGAAAGGAAGCCTACCATCGTAATCACCAGTACCTCACCAGGGTTTACATCAATCGTAAAGCGGCCATTGTCGTCGGTAACGGCATGCCGGTTCGTGTTCTTTACGGTAACGGTAGCGCCTTTCGCGGGTTCCGAAGAACGTTCGCCGGTGATCCGGCCATTTAATTTTAAAGTCTGGGAAAACGCTTCCATAAACGGAAGCGCGCATACTGCAAGAAGCAGTAATAATGACAAGCGGGTCGTTTGGTTTAATTTCATATACCTAATCGTTAATGTCCGGGAAAACCGGGGTTAAAAACCTCTGTTCATATCAGCAAACTGTATATAGAAAAAGTTGTTACTCAGGTCCTGCTTTACTGCTTTAACCGCACTGTCAATTCCTTTCCGGTGTACACCACTTCCTTCTGCCCCCGTGCATTGGCATCGAACGCCTGTGCTTTTCCCGGTGTGATCAACCGGATGCGGAAATATCTTTTTTTCAACATGCCCTCAAAACTTCCATTCCGTTCTCCTATCGAAAGTGTGTTGGCGCTGTGGCTGTACTTCATTTCAATGGTGGAAAAAGCACCTTTCTCGTAATCGTATTGTTTCCCATCATCTTCATATAATTTGAAAGACGCATCCTTCCCACCGTAGATGGTGAGCGTGATGGTATCGGCGGGTTTCTCCATTGCATACTGCAAGGCGGGACCTGTTGGCAGAATGGAACCTTCTCTCACGAATATGGGCATACGTTCGTAAGGTGCCGCGGCTTCAATGGTTTGTCCGCCTTCAAAGTATTTTCCTGCATACAGGTCGAACCAGCCATTCCCTTCAGGAAGGTATACTTTCCGGCTCCGCTGTTGGTAGCCATATACCGGGTTAATGAGTAAGGAAGGGCCGAACATGTATTGATCGGCAATGTTCAGCACAGCGGTATCATGGGCAAAATCCATCGCCAGCCCGCGCATCATAGTATAGTTGTCGTGGTAAACAGCGCCCGCCAGTGCATACAGGTAAGGCATGAGGCGGTAACGGAGTTGGTTGTAATAGACAAAACTTTTATAAGCGGCATGTTGCCCGGGCGCGATGTTGTAAATTTCCCGGTATGGGAACTGACCATGGGCCCGGAACAACGGCACGAATGCACCGAACTGGTACCAGCGGGTATTCAACTCGCGCCATTCTTCCAGGCTCTCCGCGTTGGGGTTTTCAAATTTTTCCGGCACCACAAAACCACCGATGTCCATGGTCCAGTAAGGCAATCCCGACATGGAGAAATTCAATCCTGCCGTGATCTGGTTTTTCATATCCATCCAGGTGGAACCAATGTCACCGCTCCATATCGCCGCGGCATACCGCTGGGAGCCTGCGAAACCTGAACGGGTAAGCAGGAACACTCGCTTATCGGGATCGGTGGAGCGTTGCCCCTCGTAAATGCCTTTCGCGTTTTGCAGGGGATAGGCGTTCAGGTATTCAGCGGCGGCACCGATGGCGGTGGGACTCATTTGCAATTTCCGTTGCACCGGGTCCACGTTGGAAAGAATGTCTGGTTCGCTGGCATCCATCCACCAGGCGTCAATGCCTTTGGTGTAGATTTTATTCCGGATCAGTTCCCAGAAGCCTTTGCGGGCCCCTTCATTGAACGCGTCGTAGAATGTGGACACATAGCCTTTTCCGATCCAGTCGCGCTGGCGGTCGGCGATATTCTTCTTGTAGAGCCATCCGTTCCGGTCGAATGTTCTGTAGGCCTCGATGCCTTCATAGAACTTCGGCCAAACGGAGATCATGATCTGCGTATTGTATTTGTTGTGCAGTACATTGATCATGCTGTCGGGCGAAGGGAAACGTGCCGCATCAAATTCCTGGCTGCCCCATTCGGCTTCTTTCCAGTAGCTCCAGTCCAGCACAATATTATCAAGCGGTATTTTCCGTTTCCTGAATTCCGCAACCGCATCGAGTAGTTCTTCCTGCGTTTTGTACCGTTCCCTGCTTTGCCAGAAACCGAGGGCCCATTTGGGTACGATGGGGACCTTCCCGGTAAGTGTTCTGTAACCGGCAATCACCTCATCCATGTTGTTGCCGTGGATGAAATAATAATCGATCAGGTGGCCCGCTTCAGAAGAAAAGCTGAAGCTGTTCTTTTCCTCTGGTGAAAGTGGTTCGTGCCATTGCGCGGAAAGATAAGATTCGCCGCCTTCGGGTACCCATTCGATGCGGATGGGCGTTTGCTCCCCGCTTTTAAGGTGAACGGGCAGCAATACAGTTGCAGGGTTCCAGGCTTTTCTCCAATGTGCAAGCACGAGCTCATTGTTCAGCCACACTTTTAATGTTCCGCCGAAAACAAACCGGAACTGGTGCAGCCCGGATAGCGTGCTGGAAAGACTACCCTTCCAGGTAACCACACCTTTCGCAGGATCAAATTCTTTCGGAAGCTTCAGTTTTGATTCGCCCAGAAAAGCCATTTCTATTGTTGTCTCTGCTCTTTCCAACACGATCTCTCCCGGCTTCATTTTGTTGTTGGCATACGCGGCGGTGAGCCAGCCGGGCTCGTTGTTGGCGGAATACAATTGCAGGGCGGAAAGCGGGTGTGCAGGACGCACATCGCCGGCTTTGGTAAGGGAATAATTGTCCCAGAGGATGCCGTAATTTTTTGCGGACAATAAAAACGGAACGGCCACTTCGGTATTGTTCTGGAAGAAATTCACCTGGTGTCCTTTGTAATTCATGATGCCGTCCTGGTGCTGACCAAGGCCATAATAAGCATCGTCTTCTGTGGTCTGGAAAGTCTGGGTGAGTCCGTAGTATCTTTTACCATCGAATACGGCAGGCTGGAAACTTCTTCCGCCAACGGCCTTTTCGGCAATGATTTTATTACCATTATTATCGTAGAAGGAAACCGCGCCGTTCTTCGCATCCACTTTCGCGGTGAGTTTTTTTGTTTTCAGTTCCAGCAGGTCTTCGGAAGGAACCACGTCCCAGGCCAGGCCGGGCTGCCTGGAATAAACAGTGATCAGACTGGTTGTTTGAACGATCTCTTTCCCGGGTGCCGCGGTTACCCGGATAATGTGGTCGGCTATCACCTCCAGTTTCACGGCGTTAGATGTACCCGTGAACATGGGATCCGTGAATACAATAACGCCTGTTTCCGTTTTGATGAAGGAAGGGGGTGCAGACAAAACGGCATGTAAACAGCCGGTAAGAAAAAGTGTAGTAAACAGCAATCGTAATTTCATAAACAGCAATCTTAATCCTGGTCGAATGCTTCAAAACTACAAAAGCCGGGTTCGGAACACCGTCGTCAATTGTTGCATATTGGTATACGAAATGTTGCAACGGAATGATTTTCAGCGGAAATCAAGTTATACAATGCGCATGACCCTGAAAATCTGGGTAAATCACGATTGCCCGCGGCGGCGAAGGGACACTGGCATCCTTACTAATTTAAGGAACGCCTAGCGGCAAAAATGTCAGCGTTGAAACGGCTCAACGCTCCTCCTCGTTTTGCGAGGAGGCGTATTTGGAGGGGATCACTTTAAACTCTTCTTTGAAGGCTTTGGCGAAATGTTTCGGATTATTGAACCCCACCTCGTAAGCCACCTCTGAAACCGACATGCCACTTTTTAGCAGCAGCTGCGCCGCCCTTTTCATCCGGATGGAGCGGATGAACTCGATCGGGGTCTTGCCGGTCAGCGAAAGGATTTTCCGGTATAAAGTAACGCGGTTCATAAACATGTCGTGGCTGAAATCCTCCACCGAGAAGTCTGCGTTGTCCATGTTTTTTTCCACCAGTTCCAGGGCCTGGCGCAGGAATTTTTCATCCACCGGGGTGATCGTCACTTCGCCGGGATCTACTTCTAGCTGTTTCTGGAAGCGTTTTTGTAAAAGTTTCTGCTGGGCGATCAGGTTCCGAATCCGGGAGGCCAGTATTTCGAAGGTGAAGGGTTTGGTCACATAATCGTTCACCCCCACTTTCAGGCCTTCCAATTGTTTTTCTTCGCTGCCCATGGCCGTGAGCAGGATTATGGGGATATGCGCGGTAACGGTTTCACTTTTCAGTTTCGCCGCCATTTCAATGCCATCCATCTGTGGCATCATCACATCACTC encodes the following:
- a CDS encoding TIM-barrel domain-containing protein, with the protein product MKLRLLFTTLFLTGCLHAVLSAPPSFIKTETGVIVFTDPMFTGTSNAVKLEVIADHIIRVTAAPGKEIVQTTSLITVYSRQPGLAWDVVPSEDLLELKTKKLTAKVDAKNGAVSFYDNNGNKIIAEKAVGGRSFQPAVFDGKRYYGLTQTFQTTEDDAYYGLGQHQDGIMNYKGHQVNFFQNNTEVAVPFLLSAKNYGILWDNYSLTKAGDVRPAHPLSALQLYSANNEPGWLTAAYANNKMKPGEIVLERAETTIEMAFLGESKLKLPKEFDPAKGVVTWKGSLSSTLSGLHQFRFVFGGTLKVWLNNELVLAHWRKAWNPATVLLPVHLKSGEQTPIRIEWVPEGGESYLSAQWHEPLSPEEKNSFSFSSEAGHLIDYYFIHGNNMDEVIAGYRTLTGKVPIVPKWALGFWQSRERYKTQEELLDAVAEFRKRKIPLDNIVLDWSYWKEAEWGSQEFDAARFPSPDSMINVLHNKYNTQIMISVWPKFYEGIEAYRTFDRNGWLYKKNIADRQRDWIGKGYVSTFYDAFNEGARKGFWELIRNKIYTKGIDAWWMDASEPDILSNVDPVQRKLQMSPTAIGAAAEYLNAYPLQNAKGIYEGQRSTDPDKRVFLLTRSGFAGSQRYAAAIWSGDIGSTWMDMKNQITAGLNFSMSGLPYWTMDIGGFVVPEKFENPNAESLEEWRELNTRWYQFGAFVPLFRAHGQFPYREIYNIAPGQHAAYKSFVYYNQLRYRLMPYLYALAGAVYHDNYTMMRGLAMDFAHDTAVLNIADQYMFGPSLLINPVYGYQQRSRKVYLPEGNGWFDLYAGKYFEGGQTIEAAAPYERMPIFVREGSILPTGPALQYAMEKPADTITLTIYGGKDASFKLYEDDGKQYDYEKGAFSTIEMKYSHSANTLSIGERNGSFEGMLKKRYFRIRLITPGKAQAFDANARGQKEVVYTGKELTVRLKQ